A single Phoenix dactylifera cultivar Barhee BC4 chromosome 1, palm_55x_up_171113_PBpolish2nd_filt_p, whole genome shotgun sequence DNA region contains:
- the LOC103716633 gene encoding basic leucine zipper 34, protein MGAKRWNGAKTCNLVITFMLVACIGSFIPGVRIPDGNRNVFVERAFPIRSSSATREPDILASSDIEKLSKEDSSLKGSTKQREGSWIKLTQSEMEAKRAKSSFAQRSRVRKLQYNTELERHIQALQIEGMGVSAELEFLDQQKFILSLENKALKQHLDGLSQEHLVKCLQQEMLEREIARLRALHHHQQQHQQQPPAPPTHSQSNSRDLEIQFANLFLKHKESNSGREPITGLLHI, encoded by the exons ATGGGGGCGAAGCGATGGAATGGAGCGAAGAC GTGTAATTTAGTCATTACGTTCATGCTGGTAGCCTGCATAGGCTCATTCATCCCCGGCGTCCGGATCCCGGATGGGAACCGGAATGTTTTCGTGGAGCGGGCTTTCCCGATAA GATCATCATCTGCTACAAGGGAACCTGATATTTTGGCTTCTAGTGATATTGAAAAGCTATCAAAGGAGGATTCTTCTCTAAAAGGCTCCACTAAGCAAAGGGAAGGTTCTTGGATAAAGCTTACTCAATCTGAGATGGAAGCAAAACGAGCTAAAT CTTCATTTGCCCAACGATCTCGAGTTCGAAAACTCCAATACAATACCGAGTTAGAGAGACATATCCAAGCATTACAG ATAGAAGGAATGGGAGTTTCAGCTGAACTAGAATTCTTGGATCAGCAAAAATTTATATTGAGCTTGGAGAACAAGGCCTTGAAGCAACATCTAGATGGTCTGTCACAGGAACATCTTGTGAAATGTC TCCAACAGGAGATGTTGGAGCGAGAGATTGCTCGTCTTCGAGCATTGCATCATCATCAGCAGCAGCACCAGCAGCAACCACCAGCTCCACCTACCCACAGTCAGAGCAATAGTAGAGACCTTGAAATACAATTTGCCAATCTCTTTTTAAAACACAAGGAGTCAAATTCTGGGAGAGAGCCAATTACAGGCCTCCTCCATATTTGA
- the LOC103716634 gene encoding aspartic proteinase CDR1-like, whose product MAFAPLPPSTKSFLLLLFLVVLPCLSHQQRIRLIHRDSPESPLFDSSSTTTAEKYWRRNHRRSVAYRDHFQAALEGRRKSLTLLAVEDEEAGFDQVGGEYLMEFTIGTPPVRVTGMVDVAGDFIGTQCVPCPGCSPSPGPLYDPSKSSTHSTFSCSSNECRSLERNKCSGDDNCEYIQSYANDVPTSGVLTPDVFTINDVTYTHMPFGCSSDDSFYTRLVPAMVGLTGSEMFLLVFRFSSQEFTFSHCFMKDWDNPFANSSSDLHLGKDARLNGRTSSPLARCPVGKASQFFSPTLRGMGVGPENLNLTEELVGGECSTVFVSSTPLTFLRKPLFDLVVSKVREHARLPEAPRRPNDP is encoded by the coding sequence ATGGCCTTTGCTCCGCTTCCGCCTTCAACGAAGTCGTTCCTCTTGCTCCTCTTCCTCGTTGTACTCCCATGTCTCTCCCACCAGCAGCGCATCCGCCTCATTCACCGTGATTCCCCTGAGTCGCCTCTTTTCGACTCGAGCAGTACCACCACGGCCGAGAAGTACTGGCGGAGGAACCACCGGCGCTCGGTTGCCTACCGTGACCACTTCCAAGCAGCCCTGGAGGGCCGCCGCAAGTCGCTGACTCTGTTGGCTGTAGAAGATGAGGAGGCCGGCTTCGATCAGGTCGGTGGAGAATACCTGATGGAATTCACCATTGGCACCCCTCCGGTGCGGGTGACAGGGATGGTAGATGTAGCGGGGGACTTCATCGGAACACAGTGCGTGCCGTGTCCCGGCTGCAGCCCGTCTCCGGGCCCGCTCTACGACCCCTCCAAGTCCTCCACACACAGCACCTTTTCTTGCTCGTCGAACGAATGCCGTAGTCTCGAGAGGAATAAATGCAGTGGCGACGATAATTGCGAGTACATCCAGTCCTACGCGAACGACGTCCCGACCAGCGGCGTGCTCACCCCCGACGTGTTCACGATCAACGACGTGACCTACACTCACATGCCTTTTGGCTGCAGCAGCGACGACTCCTTTTATACGAGACTAGTTCCGGCAATGGTGGGCCTCACCGGGAGCGAAATGTTCTTGCTCGTGTTCAGATTTAGTTCCCAAGAGTTTACCTTCTCCCACTGCTTTATGAAGGATTGGGATAACCCCTTCGCGAACAGCTCCAGCGATCTGCACCTCGGGAAGGATGCGAGGTTGAACGGCAGGACGTCGAGCCCCCTGGCCAGGTGCCCTGTGGGCAAGGCGTCGCAGTTCTTCTCGCCCACCTTGAGAGGGATGGGCGTTGGCCCGGAGAATCTGAACCTCACAGAAGAGTTAGTGGGAGGCGAATGTTCGACGGTCTTCGTCTCGTCGACGCCTCTCACCTTCTTGAGGAAGCCGCTGTTCGATCTGGTCGTGTCCAAGGTCAGGGAACATGCTCGCCTGCCGGAGGCGCCGCGCCGGCCAAATGACCCTTGA
- the LOC103716605 gene encoding 50S ribosomal protein L7/L12: MKLINTLKGLHVSAASSKRIIVLQHRLFSANVASGDLKSKSYKYPAVYDPYGPRPPPSDKILQLADRIVALPMEELKQIGPTLLDRLKQPKPQPISSAGFNFGPQVGASSDKAEEKKAEKTAFDVKLEKFDASAKIKVIKEVRTFTSLGLKEAKDLVEKVPVLLKQGVTKEEANDIIEKIKAAGGVAVME; the protein is encoded by the coding sequence ATGAAGCTCATTAATACCTTAAAAGGTCTCCATGTTTCTGCTGCCTCGTCCAAGAGAATTATAGTATTACAACATCGCCTCTTCAGTGCCAATGTTGCATCAGGGGACTTAAAGTCCAAAAGCTACAAATACCCAGCAGTCTATGATCCATATGGACCTAGACCCCCTCCATCTGACAAAATTCTGCAGCTTGCTGATCGCATTGTTGCCCTCCCAATGGAAGAGCTGAAACAGATTGGGCCTACTCTCTTGGACAGGCTGAAGCAACCCAAGCCACAACCAATATCTTCTGCAGGTTTTAATTTTGGCCCGCAGGTGGGGGCTTCTTCAGACAAGGCGGAGGAGAAGAAAGCAGAGAAGACAGCATTTGATGTCAAATTGGAGAAGTTTGATGCTTCTGCAAAGATCAAGGTGATCAAAGAGGTTAGGACATTCACCAGTCTCGGGTTGAAGGAGGCCAAGGATTTAGTAGAAAAGGTACCAGTTTTGTTGAAGCAAGGTGTCACCAAGGAGGAGGCCAATGACATCATAGAGAAGATAAAGGCAGCTGGCGGTGTTGCTGTAATGGAGTAA
- the LOC103716606 gene encoding uncharacterized protein LOC103716606 isoform X1, translated as MAAEKKQAAIPPRYDLDAKWDACLDLTIRRFFYSSLAGAFSGLLLFRSPTTRWASVAFGAGVGIGTAYTECSYIFDGSPPKLSPKVSAVPSGSTQLMFGNVQENAFRKELEFLPTTEAKLNLLLKTSSNKVCLGEDVFSL; from the exons ATGGCGGCAGAAAAGAAGCAGGCCGCGATCCCCCCTCGCTACGACCTCGATGCCAAGTGGGACGCCTGCCTCGATCTCACCATCCGCCGCTTCTTCTACTCCTCCCTCGCCGGCGCCTTCAGcggtctcctcctcttcc GGAGTCCAACAACTCGATGGGCATCTGTAGCTTTTGGTGCTGGAGTGGGGATTGGAACAGCATATACTGAATGCTCTTACATATTTGATGGTTCACCTCCAAAGTTGTCTCCAAAGGTTTCAGCTGTTCCTTCTGGTTCTACACAA CTAATGTTTGGAAATGTTCAAGAAAATGCTTTCAGAAAGGAGCTGGAGTTTCTACCAACAAC AGAAGCAAAGTTGAATCTGTTGCTTAAAACTTCTTCCAACAAAGTCTGCTTGGGCGAGGATGTGTTTTCCCTGTAA
- the LOC103716606 gene encoding uncharacterized protein LOC103716606 isoform X3, whose amino-acid sequence MAAEKKQAAIPPRYDLDAKWDACLDLTIRRFFYSSLAGAFSGLLLFRSPTTRWASVAFGAGVGIGTAYTECSYIFDGSPPKLSPKVSAVPSGSTQEEKK is encoded by the exons ATGGCGGCAGAAAAGAAGCAGGCCGCGATCCCCCCTCGCTACGACCTCGATGCCAAGTGGGACGCCTGCCTCGATCTCACCATCCGCCGCTTCTTCTACTCCTCCCTCGCCGGCGCCTTCAGcggtctcctcctcttcc GGAGTCCAACAACTCGATGGGCATCTGTAGCTTTTGGTGCTGGAGTGGGGATTGGAACAGCATATACTGAATGCTCTTACATATTTGATGGTTCACCTCCAAAGTTGTCTCCAAAGGTTTCAGCTGTTCCTTCTGGTTCTACACAA GAGGAAAAGAAGTGA
- the LOC103716606 gene encoding uncharacterized protein LOC103716606 isoform X2, giving the protein MAAEKKQAAIPPRYDLDAKWDACLDLTIRRFFYSSLAGAFSGLLLFRSPTTRWASVAFGAGVGIGTAYTECSYIFDGSPPKLSPKLMFGNVQENAFRKELEFLPTTEAKLNLLLKTSSNKVCLGEDVFSL; this is encoded by the exons ATGGCGGCAGAAAAGAAGCAGGCCGCGATCCCCCCTCGCTACGACCTCGATGCCAAGTGGGACGCCTGCCTCGATCTCACCATCCGCCGCTTCTTCTACTCCTCCCTCGCCGGCGCCTTCAGcggtctcctcctcttcc GGAGTCCAACAACTCGATGGGCATCTGTAGCTTTTGGTGCTGGAGTGGGGATTGGAACAGCATATACTGAATGCTCTTACATATTTGATGGTTCACCTCCAAAGTTGTCTCCAAAG CTAATGTTTGGAAATGTTCAAGAAAATGCTTTCAGAAAGGAGCTGGAGTTTCTACCAACAAC AGAAGCAAAGTTGAATCTGTTGCTTAAAACTTCTTCCAACAAAGTCTGCTTGGGCGAGGATGTGTTTTCCCTGTAA